One window of the Dendropsophus ebraccatus isolate aDenEbr1 chromosome 12, aDenEbr1.pat, whole genome shotgun sequence genome contains the following:
- the CHMP2A gene encoding charged multivesicular body protein 2a, with product MDFLFGRRKTPEEMLRQNQRALTRAMRELDRERQKLEQQEKKIIADIKKMAKQGQMDAVKIMAKDLVRTRRYVKKFILMRANIQAVSLKIQTLKSNNSMAQAMKGVTKAMATMNRQLKLPQIQKIMMEFEKQSEIMDMKEEMMNDAIDDAMGDEDDEEETDAVVSQVLDELGLTLTDELSNLPSTGGSLSVAGAKKGEPTAALADADADLEERLNNLRRD from the exons ATGGATTTTTTATTTGGCCGCCGGAAAACCCCCGAGGAGATGCTGAGGCAGAACCAGCGAGCCCTGACCCGGGCCATGAGGGAGCTCGACCGAGAGAGGCAGAAGCTGGAGCAACAAGAGAAGAAGATCATCGCCGACATCAAGAAGATGGCGAAACAGGGGCAGATG GATGCAGTGAAAATTATGGCTAAAGACCTGGTTCGCACACGACGATACGTGAAGAAGTTTATACTGATGCGGGCAAATATCCAGGCCGTGTCTCTAAAGATCCAGACCCTGAAGTCCAACAACTCGATGGCCCAGGCTATGAAAGGGGTGACCAAAGCCATGGCCACCATGAACAGACAG TTGAAGCTTCCCCAGATCCAGAAGATCATGATGGAGTTTGAAAAACAGTCAGAAATCATGGACATGAAGGAGGAGATGATGAACGATGCCATCGATGATGCCATGGGCGATGAGGATGATGAAGAGGAGAC CGACGCCGTGGTCTCCCAGGTCCTGGATGAGCTGGGCCTGACACTGACCGATGAGCTGTCCA accttccctctaccgGAGGTTCCCTCAGCGTGGCCGGAGCCAAGAAAGGAGAACCCACAGCCGCTTTAGCCGATGCAGATGCGGATCTGGAGGAACGGCTGAACAACCTGCGACGGGATTAA
- the LOC138768621 gene encoding charged multivesicular body protein 2a-like, giving the protein MMAKDVVRTRQYMREFNLMQGKLQAMYIRIQTLRCTTSVALAMREVTKDMATMYRQLRLPQIQKIMVEFEEQSETMNMKEKTRDDNNYPIMKNVINDPVSDDEKTDAAVSQVLDELGLALTDLSWHVPRPYESSFLLPVRGFPNGVRTRRRERGVTVTSGRLEMRLSNVPGNSTVKYLLHGLWVVLLMFLSLLCIHVMGDRWRK; this is encoded by the exons ATGATGGCTAAGGATGTGGTACGTACGCGACAATACATGAGGGAGTTTAATCTGATGCAAGGAAAACTCCAGGCCATGTATATAAGAATCCAGACCCTCAGGTGTACCACGTCCGTGGCTCTGGCTATGAGAGAGGTGACTAAGGACATGGCCACCATGTACAGACAG CTGAGGCTTCCTCAGATCCAGAAGATAATGGTGGAGTTTGAAGAACAGTCGGAAACTATGAACATGAAGGAGAAGACAAGGGATGACAATAATTACCCTATAATGAAAAACGTCATCAATGACCCTGTTAGTGATGACGAGAAAAC AGACGCTGCGGTCTCCCAGGTCCTGGATGAGTTGGGGCTGGCGCTGACCGATCTGTCCT GGCACGTTCCACGTCCTTATGAGAGTTCTTTCCTCCTTCCAGTCAGAGGTTTCCCCAACGGGGTCAGGACCAGGAGAAGAGAGCGCGGGGTGACTGTGACCAGTGGGCGTCTGGAGATGCGGCTGAGCAATGTGCCCGGGAATAGCACTGTGAAATATTTACTACACGGACTCTGGGTTGTTCTTCTCATGTTCCTGTCTCTGCTTTGCATTCATGTCATGGGTGACAGGTGGCGTAAATAA